A genome region from Anopheles stephensi strain Indian chromosome 2, UCI_ANSTEP_V1.0, whole genome shotgun sequence includes the following:
- the LOC118503380 gene encoding perlucin-like protein, with protein MALKYLCLVLCVTFFAMETYGRKDFVAYKRSLSFFQAFQQCRLYGGYLAFIESAEENAQVVTAIKAVGDLTSEWYIGATDLGFEGRFVWFGVNKRVSYMNFNGGEPNNINGEHCIVIGSNAGSKWNDVSCEYKAAGFVCAFISM; from the exons ATGGCGCTCAAGTATTTGTGTTTAGTGTTGTGTGTGACGTTCTTTGCGATGGAAACTTATG GAAGGAAGGACTTTGTGGCGTACAAACGATCTCTCAGCTTCTTCCAAGCTTTTCAGCAATGTCGCCTGTATGGGGGATATTTGGCTTTCATTGAGTCGGCCGAGGAAAATGCACAAGTTGTAACTGCCATCAAGGCTGTTGGAGATTTAACCAGTGAATGGTACATTggtgcgacagatttgggctTTGAGGGTAGATTTGTGTGGTTCGGTGTGAACAAGAGAGTATCCTATATGAACTTCAACGGTGGTGAGCCCAACAATATCAACGGAGAACACTGTATCGTAATAGGATCGAATGCAGGAAGCAAATGGAACGATGTTTCCTGTGAGTACAAAGCTGCAGGATTCGTGTGTGCTTTTATAAGTATGTAA